One genomic segment of Paenibacillus xylanexedens includes these proteins:
- the glp gene encoding gephyrin-like molybdotransferase Glp encodes MNSHSHDMTTAKFNRTAVQVPDAQAKIAARVTVGSIEKVHLESAHGRTLAETIQAPHPYPFFRRSGMDGFAILSTDTIDASSDRQVWFRVIDEIPCGYTSDHTIVSGTTARIMTGAQVPEGADAVVMMEMTESKVEDGEQWIALKRHILSGANITPIGLEVQEGQQLLEAGAIIRAGEQSVLATFGIAEVPVFQRPKVAIFATGTELLDVDEPLQPGRIRNSNSYMLRSLVVEAGGEPVMYGSIADDVNTARAKLEEAIQDNDIVVTTGGVSVGDYDIMGELVLEEHVEMLFNKVTMRPGSVTTAAVYKEKLLFALSGNPGACFVGFGLFVRPTIRSMQADAHPYMEEWTAILEEEYTKVNNFTRFVRGRTEIRNGMVYAIPAAARVDESSVMITIKDSDCLIVVPPEKKGIPAGEQVRILKLPSGHVR; translated from the coding sequence ATGAACTCACATTCACATGATATGACAACTGCCAAATTCAATCGAACAGCTGTACAGGTACCGGATGCCCAAGCCAAAATAGCTGCAAGAGTTACTGTAGGCTCCATAGAGAAAGTTCATCTTGAATCTGCTCATGGCCGCACACTTGCAGAGACGATTCAGGCACCCCATCCGTATCCATTCTTCCGGAGATCGGGTATGGATGGATTCGCTATTCTAAGTACAGATACCATAGATGCATCCAGTGATCGTCAAGTTTGGTTTAGAGTAATTGACGAAATTCCATGCGGCTACACCTCGGACCACACCATTGTTTCAGGTACAACGGCTCGCATCATGACCGGTGCACAGGTTCCGGAAGGTGCGGATGCGGTAGTCATGATGGAGATGACCGAGAGCAAGGTAGAGGACGGAGAACAATGGATTGCATTGAAACGGCACATATTATCGGGTGCTAACATCACCCCGATCGGACTGGAAGTCCAAGAAGGACAGCAACTGCTCGAAGCAGGAGCGATCATCAGGGCAGGAGAGCAGTCCGTGTTAGCTACTTTTGGCATAGCAGAAGTCCCCGTTTTTCAACGTCCAAAGGTGGCGATATTCGCAACCGGCACGGAATTGCTTGATGTAGATGAGCCATTACAACCAGGTCGGATTCGGAACAGCAACAGTTACATGCTGCGCTCTCTGGTTGTTGAAGCAGGTGGAGAGCCTGTGATGTACGGTTCTATTGCAGACGATGTGAATACGGCAAGGGCCAAACTGGAAGAAGCCATTCAAGATAATGATATCGTGGTGACCACAGGCGGTGTATCCGTCGGGGATTATGATATTATGGGTGAACTTGTGCTGGAAGAACATGTGGAGATGTTGTTTAACAAAGTGACGATGCGACCAGGCAGTGTGACCACAGCAGCTGTATATAAAGAAAAATTGCTGTTTGCACTTTCGGGTAACCCGGGGGCTTGTTTTGTAGGTTTTGGTCTGTTTGTTCGTCCAACTATTCGTTCCATGCAGGCGGATGCTCATCCTTATATGGAAGAATGGACTGCGATCTTGGAAGAAGAATACACCAAAGTGAACAATTTTACACGATTCGTTCGTGGACGCACAGAGATCCGCAACGGAATGGTGTACGCGATACCGGCTGCCGCCCGTGTAGATGAATCCAGCGTGATGATCACCATTAAGGACAGTGATTGTCTGATTGTTGTTCCTCCTGAGAAAAAAGGCATTCCTGCGGGTGAGCAGGTACGAATTCTCAAACTGCCCTCAGGTCATGTGAGGTAG
- a CDS encoding HNH endonuclease — protein sequence MIISNRCELCGREPVNTTVHHLTPKEMGGTFLPTANLCIPCHKQIHSLYTNRDIVTLGLTDLQSLRQDERMIPFIRWIRKQPATTIPRVRKSNHVRKS from the coding sequence ATGATCATAAGTAATCGATGTGAATTATGCGGAAGAGAACCTGTAAACACGACCGTTCATCATCTGACACCCAAAGAAATGGGCGGAACATTTCTACCAACGGCCAACCTGTGCATCCCCTGTCACAAACAGATTCATTCGCTATACACCAATCGCGACATTGTAACCCTTGGTCTCACGGATCTGCAATCCTTGAGACAGGATGAACGAATGATTCCATTTATCCGCTGGATTCGCAAACAACCTGCTACAACGATTCCCCGCGTACGCAAGTCCAATCATGTTCGCAAGTCGTAA
- a CDS encoding DUF4247 domain-containing protein — MKKRLAHGLKLMLVLSLVMSLLSACGAAPSVQDTYPLESVNGSGNSTSYVYRASDRTVPEVAQELSDQRQPDQISAENTERMFLVYQDEYYHLQQDPNKPEDTLVEVDSKEYVRQNYDSSFLQGYLTATLIGNLFDSFGGRGYGNYRGYTNKDTYKPSAGSYRAPTSNDKKLAPPITVDRKGTITRRGSDKDSSVGSGGGLFNRNKDQSKGTIDRNKSSGGLFDSPKKSYKKPKTRVGGGRIKRRR; from the coding sequence ATGAAAAAACGCTTGGCACATGGATTAAAATTAATGCTGGTCCTCAGCCTTGTGATGTCTCTGTTGTCCGCGTGCGGAGCAGCACCTTCTGTTCAGGACACATATCCGCTTGAATCGGTTAACGGCAGTGGTAACTCAACGTCCTATGTGTACCGGGCTTCGGACCGTACCGTGCCGGAAGTGGCTCAGGAATTGTCTGACCAGCGGCAACCGGATCAGATATCGGCAGAGAACACTGAGCGTATGTTCCTCGTGTATCAGGACGAGTATTATCACCTGCAACAAGACCCGAACAAGCCGGAGGATACCTTGGTTGAGGTGGACTCCAAGGAATATGTTCGGCAGAACTACGATTCATCTTTTTTACAAGGTTATCTCACCGCTACATTAATTGGTAATCTGTTCGATTCTTTTGGCGGGCGAGGTTATGGCAACTATCGAGGATATACCAATAAAGATACGTATAAACCGAGTGCAGGATCTTATCGTGCACCAACAAGTAATGACAAGAAGCTTGCTCCACCTATTACTGTTGATCGGAAAGGTACGATTACAAGGCGCGGAAGCGATAAAGATTCAAGCGTGGGATCTGGCGGAGGATTATTCAACCGCAACAAGGATCAGAGCAAGGGAACCATTGATCGCAACAAGAGCAGTGGTGGGTTGTTTGATTCACCTAAGAAATCCTATAAAAAACCAAAAACCAGAGTGGGCGGCGGACGAATTAAGAGGCGAAGATAA
- a CDS encoding DUF4178 domain-containing protein, translating to MSVWKRIKGILTKAEPPQAEKTMLQLSPGDICEVSLVTYEVVGRVQNRARNAVVLTLQDGTAFRYLHIEERELTRYALYTPIDGRLDAPDEVPTLLDLDGRAYHLEEEYGGMVSTAGRTPYGQAGEQLVWQYQSDDNMLLRVEWQDRRFTLYEGESILPADIKVIRSS from the coding sequence ATGAGTGTATGGAAACGAATTAAAGGAATACTAACGAAAGCTGAACCACCGCAGGCAGAGAAAACGATGCTTCAGCTTTCACCTGGTGATATCTGTGAGGTTTCTCTGGTCACTTATGAAGTTGTTGGTCGGGTACAAAATCGTGCTCGAAATGCAGTTGTACTCACGCTGCAGGATGGTACCGCATTTCGATATTTGCATATCGAAGAACGCGAACTCACACGTTACGCCCTATACACACCAATTGATGGCAGGCTTGATGCACCTGATGAGGTGCCTACATTGCTGGACCTGGATGGTCGCGCATATCATCTGGAGGAAGAGTATGGAGGCATGGTATCAACGGCAGGTAGAACTCCATATGGTCAGGCTGGAGAACAATTGGTATGGCAGTATCAGTCGGATGATAATATGCTTCTTCGCGTGGAGTGGCAAGACAGAAGATTTACACTGTATGAGGGTGAGTCCATTCTTCCTGCGGATATCAAAGTGATTCGTTCGAGCTAG
- a CDS encoding DUF350 domain-containing protein, with the protein MDLNILAMLVWTGSGSVLLFVLMYVDSLFTKYKDFAEVKAGNMAVTTRMVMKLFAQGYVLATSISTAGHLGEALLVSVVSFIILLILESVVHFMIRKWANLDLDTGIQQGKTGYGLFSGALHIVGALIIAACL; encoded by the coding sequence ATGGATTTGAATATTTTAGCGATGCTGGTCTGGACCGGTTCTGGTTCGGTTTTGCTGTTTGTCTTGATGTATGTAGATTCACTGTTCACGAAATATAAGGATTTTGCTGAAGTTAAGGCTGGCAATATGGCAGTAACCACACGTATGGTGATGAAATTATTTGCACAAGGGTATGTACTCGCTACGTCCATTTCTACGGCTGGTCATCTTGGAGAAGCATTGTTGGTCTCCGTTGTATCCTTTATCATTTTGTTGATTCTGGAGAGTGTTGTACACTTTATGATTCGCAAATGGGCCAATCTGGATCTGGATACGGGAATTCAGCAAGGGAAGACAGGATACGGGTTGTTCTCTGGCGCTTTACATATCGTGGGCGCACTGATTATTGCAGCTTGTTTATAA
- a CDS encoding PspA/IM30 family protein: MSIFKRLRDLTMSNVNAIIDKAEDPIKMTDQYIRDMQEDLEDAEKAVAQQIAIEKKFKQLFEEQEALVKKREEQAHTAARAQNLDLARRALEEKKAAEEKMAEYKTSYDQNKASADNLRGKLDEMRKQLTQMKNKRETLVARYNAAKAQTEINKALNGFGSDTASAGMKRMEEKMMQMEAQAEASNEMSSKGKSLDEEFEKLGKDQAVEDELAALMKQYDNKN; encoded by the coding sequence ATGTCCATTTTCAAACGATTGCGTGATTTAACAATGTCTAACGTTAACGCCATTATTGACAAGGCGGAAGATCCAATCAAGATGACGGACCAATATATCCGTGACATGCAAGAGGATCTGGAAGATGCGGAGAAAGCAGTAGCTCAACAGATCGCCATTGAGAAGAAGTTCAAGCAGTTATTCGAAGAGCAGGAAGCACTTGTAAAGAAACGTGAAGAGCAGGCGCATACGGCGGCACGTGCTCAGAATCTGGATTTGGCTCGACGTGCTCTGGAAGAGAAAAAGGCTGCTGAAGAGAAGATGGCTGAGTACAAAACCAGCTATGACCAAAACAAGGCTTCTGCAGATAACCTGCGTGGCAAGCTCGACGAGATGCGTAAGCAACTGACTCAAATGAAGAACAAACGCGAAACACTGGTAGCCCGCTACAATGCAGCAAAAGCCCAAACGGAAATCAACAAAGCGTTGAATGGGTTTGGCTCTGATACTGCAAGTGCTGGTATGAAGCGTATGGAAGAGAAAATGATGCAGATGGAAGCACAGGCAGAAGCAAGCAACGAAATGTCTTCCAAAGGCAAGTCTTTGGATGAAGAGTTCGAGAAGTTGGGTAAAGATCAGGCTGTTGAAGACGAACTCGCAGCATTGATGAAACAGTACGATAATAAGAACTAA
- a CDS encoding polysaccharide deacetylase family protein produces MRVRLIMLMVIVIFLGGYHAPVSSRDVSNPSIESVSGSDSAEEEQLTLGQLRQKYADTFKTNGPSTKKVALTFDDVPDPRFTPQVLDVLKKYNVRATFFIVGSRAEKHPDLVKRIVKEGHMVGNHSYNHPEFSKLSMNAFRKQILHTGDIIRRLAGYTPKMIRPPYGDINEEQLRWAARQHYSIVNWNVDSLDWKGLSKEQVKDNILSAVKPGSIVLQHAGGGVGSNLNGTIEALPEVIEELRNRGYELVTLDEMLGLPKAKD; encoded by the coding sequence ATGCGCGTACGCCTCATTATGCTGATGGTTATCGTTATTTTTCTCGGGGGATATCATGCTCCAGTTTCATCGCGGGATGTTTCAAACCCGTCAATTGAATCAGTATCAGGTTCGGATTCTGCTGAAGAAGAACAACTGACATTGGGACAGTTACGTCAAAAATATGCCGATACGTTCAAAACCAATGGTCCTTCAACAAAGAAGGTTGCACTGACTTTTGATGATGTACCTGATCCACGGTTTACTCCACAAGTGCTGGATGTATTGAAGAAATACAATGTCAGAGCTACATTCTTCATCGTGGGTAGTCGTGCTGAGAAACATCCGGATCTGGTGAAACGCATCGTTAAGGAAGGGCATATGGTTGGTAATCACAGCTACAATCATCCTGAATTCAGTAAGCTGTCGATGAATGCCTTTCGCAAACAAATTTTACATACCGGGGATATTATTCGACGTTTGGCGGGATATACGCCCAAGATGATTCGGCCGCCTTATGGAGACATTAATGAAGAACAGCTGCGATGGGCTGCCAGACAACACTATAGCATTGTGAACTGGAACGTAGACTCCCTGGACTGGAAAGGCCTTTCAAAGGAACAGGTGAAAGATAACATCCTGTCTGCCGTGAAACCTGGCTCCATCGTTCTGCAACATGCTGGAGGCGGTGTAGGATCAAATCTGAACGGTACGATTGAGGCTTTGCCTGAAGTCATTGAGGAACTACGTAATCGGGGATATGAACTGGTCACCTTGGACGAAATGCTGGGATTGCCAAAGGCCAAAGATTAG
- a CDS encoding 3D domain-containing protein, whose translation MINKKRIAKTAVALLTTAMLIQAVPAHADSVHVAKEGDTFYTLSKHYGVALNTLVKANNDISAYNIYGGLKITIPGKANNVAAAAATESKTQAKTVTTASLDVNADNKVVQAWGKTFDYSKAVNVKATAYSADPSENGGWGAVDYFGNDLELGTIAVDPSVIPLGTKVLVTGHSHPGLPKQAFVATARDVGGAIKGHRIDIFIPGSKQSVSSFGFQDIELYILK comes from the coding sequence ATGATTAACAAGAAACGTATAGCCAAAACAGCAGTAGCATTATTGACAACAGCAATGCTCATTCAAGCCGTTCCGGCTCACGCCGATTCAGTTCATGTGGCCAAAGAAGGGGATACCTTCTACACCTTATCAAAACATTATGGAGTAGCACTCAACACGTTGGTTAAAGCAAACAACGACATTTCGGCTTACAACATTTATGGTGGTTTGAAAATTACGATTCCCGGTAAGGCAAACAATGTAGCAGCCGCTGCGGCAACGGAGAGCAAGACCCAAGCGAAGACTGTTACTACAGCGAGCTTGGACGTTAACGCAGATAACAAAGTGGTTCAAGCCTGGGGTAAGACATTCGATTACAGCAAAGCTGTGAACGTAAAAGCAACGGCATACTCTGCAGATCCGTCTGAAAATGGAGGATGGGGTGCAGTCGATTATTTCGGAAATGACCTTGAACTGGGCACAATTGCAGTTGATCCAAGTGTAATTCCACTTGGAACCAAAGTACTGGTAACTGGTCATAGCCATCCAGGATTGCCAAAACAAGCTTTTGTAGCCACAGCACGTGATGTGGGCGGTGCAATCAAAGGTCACCGGATTGATATCTTTATCCCGGGTAGCAAACAGTCCGTAAGCTCATTTGGATTTCAGGATATCGAACTGTATATTCTGAAGTAG
- a CDS encoding amino acid ABC transporter ATP-binding protein, with amino-acid sequence MIDVRQLHKSYGNNDVLKGINVTIGKGEVVVVIGPSGSGKSTFLRCLNLLEQPTSGEIDFEGVSITDPKHNINATREKMGMVFQHFNLFPHKTVEQNITIAPIKVKKLSTQEAEKIAADLLNTVGLYDKKDTFPNQLSGGQKQRIAIARALAMQPHVMLFDEPTSALDPEMVGEVLDVMKRLAEGGMTMVIVTHEMGFAREVGDRILFMDGGVIVEEGTPDEVFGAPKNSRTRDFLAKVL; translated from the coding sequence GTGATAGACGTTAGACAATTACACAAATCTTATGGAAATAACGATGTGCTTAAGGGCATTAACGTGACGATTGGCAAAGGTGAGGTTGTCGTGGTCATCGGTCCTTCCGGTTCAGGTAAAAGTACTTTCTTGCGTTGTCTGAATCTGCTGGAACAGCCTACCTCAGGAGAGATTGATTTTGAAGGCGTGTCAATCACGGACCCCAAGCATAACATTAACGCAACTCGTGAGAAAATGGGCATGGTGTTCCAGCACTTCAACCTGTTCCCACACAAAACTGTAGAGCAAAACATTACGATTGCTCCGATTAAAGTAAAGAAACTATCCACTCAGGAAGCGGAGAAAATTGCCGCTGATCTGCTTAACACCGTAGGCTTGTACGATAAAAAAGATACATTCCCGAATCAGCTGTCCGGTGGACAGAAGCAGCGGATCGCCATTGCTAGAGCATTGGCCATGCAGCCGCATGTGATGCTGTTTGACGAGCCTACTTCGGCACTGGACCCCGAGATGGTTGGCGAAGTGCTGGATGTCATGAAACGTCTTGCAGAAGGCGGGATGACGATGGTCATCGTAACACATGAGATGGGTTTTGCACGTGAAGTGGGAGACCGGATCCTGTTCATGGATGGCGGGGTTATTGTGGAAGAGGGAACACCTGATGAGGTGTTTGGAGCTCCAAAAAATTCACGTACACGTGATTTTCTTGCGAAAGTACTCTAA
- a CDS encoding ABC transporter permease subunit (The N-terminal region of this protein, as described by TIGR01726, is a three transmembrane segment that identifies a subfamily of ABC transporter permease subunits, which specificities that include histidine, arginine, glutamine, glutamate, L-cystine (sic), the opines (in Agrobacterium) octopine and nopaline, etc.), translating into MKLITRYTMMLLTFVILLTTAVPVAFASGTTDNSSSKKLVLGTSADFAPYEFHKVINGKDEIVGFDIEIAKEIAKDLGAELVIEDMGFDGLLPSLQSGRVDLVISGMTPTDERKKSIDFSDTYYKSKQVIMVRNVDKDKYPTMAELENAKIGVQKGSIQETIGQSIPGAKLTALDKISDIVLQLQTKRIDAAIVEDTVAAGYLDDIIGLAAAVPDEEQAEAAIGIRKGNTELLAAVNGTLERLKSEDKINQMVTDASLLMADKANKSQNIFQVFWEYKSFYATGVGYTLLLSALGVIFGVIIGLIICLFRLHDAAILRWIGTAYVEVIRGTPMLVQLMIIYYGFSLSFGINFTALQAGIITLSINSGAYLAEIFRAGIQGVDRGQLEAARSLGMGRGAAMRYIILPQAFKAVLPAIGNEFITIIKESSIISVIGMVDIMYQASVVKNITYQGLSPFLIAAAIYFVMTFILSKLLGRLERKLSASDRR; encoded by the coding sequence TTGAAATTAATAACTCGTTACACCATGATGCTGTTGACCTTTGTTATTCTGCTGACGACTGCCGTTCCTGTGGCATTTGCAAGTGGAACTACAGATAATTCAAGCAGTAAAAAGCTGGTGCTCGGTACAAGTGCCGATTTTGCACCATATGAATTCCATAAAGTGATTAATGGCAAAGATGAAATCGTCGGCTTCGATATTGAGATCGCCAAAGAGATTGCCAAAGATCTTGGCGCTGAGCTTGTGATTGAGGATATGGGCTTCGACGGTCTTCTGCCTTCATTGCAGAGCGGGCGAGTTGATCTGGTGATTTCTGGTATGACGCCGACGGATGAGCGGAAGAAAAGTATCGATTTTTCCGACACCTATTATAAATCAAAACAAGTGATTATGGTTCGCAATGTGGATAAAGACAAATATCCAACCATGGCAGAACTTGAAAATGCGAAGATTGGCGTTCAGAAAGGCTCCATTCAGGAAACGATCGGACAGAGTATTCCAGGAGCGAAGCTTACTGCGCTGGATAAAATCTCGGATATCGTGCTTCAACTGCAAACAAAACGCATTGACGCGGCAATCGTTGAAGATACCGTTGCTGCAGGTTATCTGGACGATATCATTGGGCTTGCTGCTGCTGTTCCGGACGAAGAGCAAGCAGAAGCGGCAATCGGGATTCGTAAAGGTAATACCGAACTACTAGCTGCAGTAAATGGAACACTGGAGCGGCTGAAAAGTGAAGATAAAATCAATCAGATGGTGACGGACGCCAGCCTTTTGATGGCGGATAAAGCGAACAAATCACAAAATATTTTCCAAGTATTCTGGGAGTACAAAAGTTTCTATGCTACAGGTGTAGGATACACACTTCTGTTGTCTGCACTTGGGGTTATCTTCGGGGTAATTATTGGATTGATCATCTGTTTGTTCCGTTTGCATGACGCTGCAATCTTGCGCTGGATCGGTACTGCTTACGTTGAAGTGATCCGTGGCACACCGATGCTGGTACAATTGATGATTATTTACTATGGTTTTTCCCTGAGCTTTGGCATTAACTTCACTGCACTTCAGGCAGGTATCATTACACTTTCAATCAATAGTGGTGCGTATCTGGCGGAGATTTTCCGTGCAGGTATCCAAGGTGTGGATCGTGGTCAGTTGGAGGCAGCGCGTTCCCTCGGAATGGGAAGAGGTGCAGCAATGCGTTACATTATATTGCCACAAGCCTTCAAAGCTGTATTACCAGCGATCGGTAATGAATTCATAACTATCATCAAAGAATCCTCCATTATTTCCGTTATCGGTATGGTGGATATTATGTATCAGGCAAGTGTAGTCAAAAACATTACGTACCAAGGCTTGAGTCCATTTTTGATTGCAGCAGCCATCTACTTTGTAATGACGTTCATTTTGTCCAAGCTGCTGGGACGACTGGAAAGGAAGTTGAGTGCAAGTGATAGACGTTAG
- a CDS encoding M20 family metallopeptidase codes for MTFNKSQILTVIDQYASRFKAISSYIGANPELGNEEFLASARLKEELVYHGFTVEAPILGLETAFIGTYSAAKPGPTIALLCEYDALPEIGHACGHHLICMMSLGAAVGLKSILDEVGGTIKVFGTPAEETRGAKVPMAEAGLFDDCDVALMAHPYYAYEKSGSSLAIDAVQFEFHGRSSHAAASPHEGINALDAVIQTFNGINAFRQQVKSTVRIHGVINNGGQAANIIPDYASAQFYVRAATRKELNILTERVIQIAEGSALQTGCKLVTSNYETSYDEMVTNEAFSAAFSQNLMELGIPQEEIVSGNDHGSMDIGNVSLKCPAIHPYIRVVDEVHTLHSIAFRDLALQERALDGMILGAKALATTAYDVLSQPELLQTIRTEFEQAIR; via the coding sequence ATGACATTTAACAAATCACAGATACTGACGGTTATTGATCAATATGCTTCCCGTTTTAAAGCCATTTCATCATATATCGGTGCCAATCCCGAACTGGGAAATGAAGAGTTCCTTGCTTCTGCTCGTCTAAAAGAAGAACTGGTCTACCACGGTTTCACTGTAGAGGCTCCAATCCTTGGACTGGAGACAGCCTTTATCGGAACCTATTCAGCCGCCAAACCCGGCCCTACCATTGCTTTATTGTGTGAATATGACGCCTTGCCGGAGATCGGTCACGCTTGTGGTCACCATCTGATCTGTATGATGAGTCTTGGAGCTGCTGTTGGGCTGAAATCCATTCTGGATGAAGTAGGTGGAACCATTAAAGTGTTTGGTACCCCTGCTGAAGAGACACGTGGTGCCAAAGTACCGATGGCGGAAGCAGGTTTGTTCGATGACTGTGATGTCGCTCTCATGGCGCATCCGTATTATGCCTACGAAAAGTCCGGCAGCTCACTGGCTATTGATGCTGTGCAATTTGAATTCCATGGCCGATCTTCACATGCTGCTGCAAGTCCGCACGAAGGTATTAATGCTCTTGATGCCGTCATTCAAACGTTTAACGGAATCAACGCATTCCGGCAACAAGTGAAAAGCACCGTTCGGATTCATGGTGTGATCAACAACGGAGGTCAGGCAGCAAATATCATTCCTGACTATGCTTCTGCGCAATTTTATGTACGTGCAGCAACTCGCAAAGAATTGAATATCCTCACAGAACGTGTGATTCAGATCGCTGAAGGCTCTGCTTTGCAGACAGGTTGCAAGCTCGTGACATCCAACTATGAAACGTCCTATGATGAGATGGTTACCAATGAAGCATTCTCAGCTGCGTTTAGTCAGAATCTGATGGAACTCGGCATCCCGCAAGAAGAGATTGTAAGTGGTAATGATCATGGCTCCATGGACATCGGTAATGTTTCCCTGAAATGCCCTGCAATCCATCCCTACATTCGTGTTGTAGACGAGGTGCATACCCTGCACTCCATAGCCTTCCGTGACCTTGCATTACAGGAGCGCGCGCTGGATGGCATGATTCTGGGAGCAAAGGCACTTGCTACAACAGCCTATGACGTACTGAGCCAGCCAGAGCTGCTTCAAACCATCCGCACGGAGTTCGAGCAAGCTATTCGCTAA